From a region of the Candidatus Neomarinimicrobiota bacterium genome:
- a CDS encoding SDR family oxidoreductase, with the protein MDLHLENKKAIVLAGTKGIGFAIAETLVEEGAFVAIGSRDLQNIHSAERKLMKKGDIMGFQVDISTDYTSTLEWVFKQLKGLDILVVNCGGPAKGTFGQVDDNAWQEGLNSTLFSAIRGIRWAGEKMKQNKKGGRILVVTSMSAKQPIPDLVISNVIRSGLTSMTKTLSRELGPYRIAINNLLPGFVETDRLKALSDQPELRKEWLERTALKRFADPAELGRVGAFLCSDAASYITGADILVDGGAVLGI; encoded by the coding sequence TTGCCGGGACAAAAGGGATTGGTTTTGCCATTGCCGAAACTTTGGTGGAAGAAGGGGCTTTTGTTGCCATCGGTAGCCGGGATTTGCAGAATATCCACTCGGCCGAGAGGAAACTTATGAAAAAAGGGGATATCATGGGTTTTCAGGTGGATATTTCCACAGATTACACATCCACCCTGGAATGGGTTTTCAAGCAGTTGAAAGGATTGGATATATTGGTTGTCAACTGTGGCGGTCCGGCAAAAGGGACCTTTGGACAGGTGGATGATAATGCCTGGCAGGAAGGGTTGAATTCCACGCTCTTTTCTGCGATTCGGGGCATACGCTGGGCAGGGGAAAAGATGAAGCAAAATAAAAAAGGCGGGCGGATTCTTGTGGTGACCAGCATGAGTGCCAAACAACCCATTCCGGATCTGGTCATCAGCAATGTCATCCGGAGCGGACTTACATCCATGACCAAAACGCTCTCCCGGGAATTGGGTCCTTACAGGATTGCCATTAATAACCTTCTTCCCGGATTTGTCGAGACGGATCGCCTGAAAGCACTCTCAGATCAACCTGAATTACGGAAAGAATGGCTTGAACGGACAGCTCTGAAACGCTTTGCCGATCCGGCAGAATTGGGACGTGTCGGCGCCTTTCTCTGTTCCGATGCTGCTTCCTATATTACCGGTGCCGACATCCTGGTGGATGGAGGAGCTGTGCTGGGAATATGA
- a CDS encoding CYTH domain-containing protein, whose translation MNLEIERKFLVKGNEWRGQAEGVLYRQGYLSLKKEHVVRVRVMGEKAYLTVKSTSKGASRVEFEYPIPLQDAEYMLNHLCEKPLIEKKRYTFETGGITWEVDEFLNENAGLILAEVELSSEDQSINLPSWIGKEVTGDSRFYNSNLIRKPYKMWRDELEF comes from the coding sequence ATGAATCTTGAAATAGAGCGAAAATTTCTGGTAAAGGGAAATGAATGGCGGGGACAGGCAGAAGGAGTGCTTTACCGTCAGGGATATTTATCTCTGAAAAAAGAACATGTGGTTCGTGTTCGTGTGATGGGTGAAAAAGCCTATCTGACAGTTAAAAGCACCTCCAAAGGGGCATCCCGGGTTGAATTTGAATACCCCATTCCTTTACAGGATGCGGAATACATGTTAAACCATCTCTGTGAAAAACCCTTAATCGAGAAAAAACGGTATACATTTGAAACAGGCGGCATAACCTGGGAAGTGGATGAATTTTTAAATGAGAATGCCGGATTGATCCTGGCGGAAGTGGAATTATCTTCGGAGGATCAGTCTATAAACCTGCCATCATGGATCGGCAAAGAAGTGACAGGGGACAGTCGGTTTTATAATTCCAATTTAATCAGGAAACCATATAAAATGTGGCGTGATGAGTTGGAGTTTTGA
- a CDS encoding TrkH family potassium uptake protein, translating to MNLRLVLNIISRILVFFSVVLLIPLAWGLGDNPGSPEVYSFIYTIIISLIISLVFRLISRSSVQHIDTLKTKDGLSVVGLTWIILSLLGALPFYLSHAIPSFTDAYFETVSGFTTTGASILTDIESMSRELLFWRSMTHWLGGMGLIVLYLAILPFLGSNAYQLYKAEAPGLTAEKIQPRMKETAKVLWAVYFLFTLAETVLLMAGGMTLFDALCHTFGTLATGGFSTRNASIGAFSPYIQWIIILFMLLSGINFMLHFSALKGNIKAYFKNEEFRYFIGIIILTSLCFTIILTRNSTLESPFRHAVFQVVSIMTTTGFVTTDFDIWPYALRYTLILLMFIGASGGSTGGGMKVVRVISSIKIVFSHIHRAIYPNAVIPVRFNKKPLSSNLVTAVVVYFMIYILLFTFGTLLMTMTERCDLVTAFSASVASLSNIGPGLGKVGATQNYQWISIPGKWILSFLMLAGRLELYSILILFIPATWKK from the coding sequence ATGAACCTTAGACTTGTCCTGAACATCATTTCCCGGATTCTGGTCTTTTTTTCCGTCGTACTTCTGATTCCTTTAGCCTGGGGATTGGGAGATAATCCCGGAAGTCCTGAAGTTTATTCATTCATTTACACCATCATAATCAGTCTGATCATATCTTTGGTCTTCAGGCTTATCAGCAGATCTTCCGTGCAGCATATTGATACACTTAAAACAAAAGATGGATTATCTGTTGTGGGATTAACATGGATCATTCTGTCGTTGTTGGGCGCGCTTCCTTTTTATTTATCCCATGCCATACCATCCTTTACAGATGCCTATTTTGAAACGGTCAGCGGATTTACCACAACAGGGGCATCGATTTTAACAGATATCGAAAGTATGTCCCGTGAACTTTTATTCTGGAGAAGCATGACTCACTGGCTTGGGGGTATGGGATTGATTGTCCTGTATCTGGCCATTCTCCCTTTTTTAGGAAGCAATGCTTATCAGCTATACAAAGCTGAAGCTCCCGGGTTGACCGCTGAAAAAATACAGCCCAGGATGAAAGAAACGGCAAAGGTGCTGTGGGCCGTTTACTTTTTATTTACCCTGGCCGAAACAGTTCTTCTCATGGCTGGTGGCATGACTTTGTTTGACGCATTATGCCACACTTTCGGGACTCTGGCCACCGGAGGATTTTCGACACGAAACGCCAGTATCGGTGCTTTCAGTCCCTATATACAATGGATTATTATACTTTTTATGCTTTTATCGGGTATCAATTTTATGCTTCATTTCAGTGCGTTGAAAGGGAATATCAAGGCCTATTTTAAAAATGAGGAGTTCCGTTATTTCATCGGGATAATCATACTGACGTCTCTCTGTTTTACGATCATACTAACCCGCAACAGCACCTTGGAATCTCCGTTCCGGCATGCAGTATTTCAGGTTGTTTCCATCATGACGACCACGGGATTTGTCACGACAGATTTTGATATATGGCCCTATGCATTGCGATATACGCTAATTTTACTCATGTTTATCGGAGCATCCGGCGGTTCTACCGGTGGCGGCATGAAAGTAGTACGGGTTATCTCTTCCATAAAAATTGTTTTTAGCCATATACACAGGGCAATCTATCCCAATGCTGTCATACCGGTACGTTTCAATAAAAAACCTCTTTCATCCAATTTGGTTACAGCTGTCGTTGTTTATTTTATGATTTATATCCTCTTGTTTACATTTGGGACCTTGTTAATGACTATGACTGAAAGATGCGATCTGGTAACAGCTTTTTCAGCTTCTGTTGCATCTCTCAGCAATATCGGTCCCGGACTTGGAAAGGTGGGAGCAACACAAAATTATCAATGGATAAGCATTCCGGGAAAATGGATTCTTTCTTTTCTCATGCTGGCAGGACGACTGGAGCTCTATTCCATATTGATTTTATTCATTCCTGCAACCTGGAAAAAGTAA
- the trkA gene encoding Trk system potassium transporter TrkA yields the protein MKVIIAGGGIIGSNLASTLSHEGHEVFLIEKHSKIANEIDDRIDAKIIVGEGTNPEILKAAHVEEADLVIAVTTSDETNLVIASLAALYGAKKRIARVRDMALTRALHELGLSKFYIDELINPENIASRSIVRAVGSPGAIEVADFAHGEIYFRAFNISENSTLCNIKLDELNHENFPWPFLITAIKRERSVIIPKGDTRLKAKDRIYCLLLPASAAEFYTFINPDVKKVKKVIIYGATYIGQHVAKTISKSVKDVILLEEDKRKAQAVAGILNDVLVISGSPSDTMILQEAGIETADVFIALSDDEHSNLISAVLARKLGAKKTIITTKHPDFMAIMDNLAIDVVINPRYLAADQITRWVRGEEITAITQLMEIDAEILELIPEENSPITRAPLKNLTLPKETLVGAVYRHNKAILASGTLQINPGELVIVFCRKFSERKLRKMFKALK from the coding sequence ATGAAAGTCATTATTGCCGGAGGAGGAATTATCGGAAGCAATCTGGCTTCCACTTTATCCCATGAAGGACATGAGGTTTTTTTAATTGAGAAGCATTCAAAAATCGCTAATGAGATAGACGACAGAATTGATGCTAAAATTATTGTCGGGGAAGGGACCAACCCGGAGATATTGAAAGCGGCACATGTTGAAGAGGCAGATCTGGTAATTGCCGTTACAACATCTGATGAAACCAATCTGGTCATCGCCTCATTAGCAGCCCTTTATGGTGCTAAAAAAAGAATTGCCCGGGTTCGTGACATGGCGTTAACCCGTGCTCTGCATGAACTGGGTTTATCCAAATTTTATATTGACGAACTCATCAATCCGGAAAATATTGCATCCCGTTCCATTGTCCGGGCTGTCGGATCGCCCGGCGCCATAGAAGTGGCTGATTTTGCCCATGGAGAAATTTATTTCAGGGCCTTTAACATATCAGAAAACTCCACATTATGTAATATCAAACTGGATGAGCTGAATCATGAGAACTTTCCGTGGCCCTTTTTAATTACTGCCATTAAACGGGAACGGTCTGTCATAATCCCGAAAGGGGATACCCGGTTAAAAGCCAAGGACCGCATATACTGTCTTTTACTGCCCGCTTCAGCCGCAGAATTTTATACATTTATTAACCCGGACGTTAAAAAAGTTAAAAAAGTCATCATATACGGTGCAACTTATATCGGACAGCATGTGGCAAAAACCATATCAAAAAGTGTAAAAGACGTCATACTCCTGGAAGAAGACAAAAGAAAAGCTCAGGCCGTTGCCGGAATTTTAAACGACGTTCTGGTGATATCAGGATCGCCTTCTGACACAATGATACTCCAGGAAGCCGGTATAGAAACGGCGGATGTATTCATCGCCCTCAGTGACGATGAACATTCAAATCTGATCAGTGCCGTCCTGGCCAGGAAATTAGGGGCAAAAAAAACCATCATTACAACAAAACACCCGGATTTTATGGCCATTATGGATAACCTGGCCATAGATGTGGTCATCAACCCCCGATATCTTGCCGCCGATCAGATTACACGATGGGTCCGTGGCGAGGAAATTACCGCCATAACACAACTGATGGAAATTGATGCTGAAATCCTTGAACTCATTCCCGAAGAGAATTCTCCCATCACCCGGGCACCATTAAAGAATCTGACGTTACCAAAAGAAACACTTGTCGGAGCAGTCTACAGACATAATAAGGCAATTCTGGCATCAGGAACACTTCAGATTAATCCCGGTGAACTTGTTATTGTTTTTTGCCGCAAATTCAGTGAACGCAAACTCAGAAAAATGTTCAAAGCATTAAAATAG
- the radA gene encoding DNA repair protein RadA, which produces MPKKNKITYVCSNCGANFPKWMGQCSQCGEWNTLEEKITAPESPFQKRTSRAGKSAFHLINTGEDARRFATGIPELDRVLGGGFLEGSIILLGGDPGIGKSTLALQLLNELVKKHRFQAVYFSGEESIRQLALRARRLNIANDRFMLSNDVELNAILNGLAEQKPRFVIFDSIQTLYTRDAEALPGSITQIRECASSLMSFGKQFNMTIILIGHITKSGGIAGPKMLEHLVDTVLYMEGDQNNFFRILRSVKNRFGSTNEVGIFEMKSSGLESVGNPSDIFLSERREGASGSVVACGLESTRPLLVEVQALTAKATFGTPQRNANGIDNRRLSMLLAVAERQLGLPAGMRDVFVNVVGGLKFPEPAMDLPVLTAIVSSLKNITVPHKAVFMGEVGLTGEIRSVSHVARRVTEAERMGFEEIYLPGASQKALKDVNLSIRLNYVRDIQSITSRLFR; this is translated from the coding sequence ATGCCTAAGAAAAATAAAATAACTTATGTTTGTTCTAATTGCGGTGCCAATTTTCCCAAATGGATGGGACAGTGTTCTCAGTGCGGAGAATGGAATACGCTGGAGGAAAAAATAACTGCACCGGAATCACCCTTTCAAAAACGGACATCCCGGGCCGGAAAATCCGCCTTTCACCTGATTAATACGGGGGAGGATGCACGGCGTTTTGCCACGGGTATTCCGGAGCTGGACAGGGTGTTGGGGGGCGGTTTCCTTGAAGGCAGCATCATCCTGCTTGGAGGTGATCCGGGTATCGGAAAATCCACCCTGGCTCTGCAGTTGCTCAACGAGCTGGTGAAAAAGCACCGCTTTCAGGCTGTGTATTTCAGTGGAGAAGAGTCCATACGCCAGTTGGCATTAAGGGCACGGCGGCTGAATATTGCCAATGACCGGTTCATGCTGAGCAATGATGTGGAATTGAATGCCATTCTGAACGGATTGGCCGAACAGAAACCGCGCTTTGTGATTTTTGATTCAATTCAAACCCTTTACACCCGGGATGCGGAGGCGTTGCCGGGATCCATCACCCAAATAAGGGAATGTGCTTCATCTCTTATGAGTTTTGGCAAACAATTCAACATGACCATTATTCTTATTGGCCATATTACCAAAAGCGGGGGGATTGCGGGGCCCAAGATGCTGGAGCATCTGGTGGATACGGTATTGTATATGGAGGGGGATCAGAACAATTTTTTCCGCATCCTCCGCTCAGTGAAAAACCGTTTCGGGAGCACCAATGAAGTGGGCATCTTTGAAATGAAAAGCAGCGGTCTTGAATCCGTCGGCAATCCCAGCGATATTTTTCTCAGCGAACGGCGGGAAGGGGCATCCGGTTCAGTTGTGGCGTGCGGACTTGAAAGCACCCGGCCTTTGCTGGTGGAGGTCCAGGCTTTGACAGCAAAAGCCACTTTTGGAACTCCCCAGCGGAATGCCAACGGGATTGATAACCGACGGCTCTCCATGCTGCTTGCCGTGGCCGAACGACAACTGGGACTCCCTGCCGGGATGCGCGATGTGTTTGTGAATGTGGTAGGCGGACTCAAATTTCCTGAACCGGCCATGGATTTGCCGGTCCTGACGGCAATTGTCAGCAGTCTGAAAAATATTACCGTCCCCCATAAAGCTGTTTTTATGGGAGAAGTGGGACTTACAGGTGAAATCCGGAGTGTAAGTCATGTGGCCCGGCGGGTGACCGAAGCGGAAAGGATGGGTTTTGAAGAGATTTATCTGCCCGGGGCATCCCAAAAGGCACTGAAAGATGTGAACCTGTCCATTCGTTTGAACTATGTCCGGGATATCCAATCCATCACAAGCCGCCTGTTTAGATAA
- the tgt gene encoding tRNA guanosine(34) transglycosylase Tgt: MLLKFELLKTSDAYAARAGIIHTDHGPVETPVFMPVGTRGTVKALTNEELIDASAHIILGNTYHLYLKPGMDVIREAGGLHRFMNWHRPILTDSGGYQIFSLAHMRKIEGDVTTFRSHIDGSLHTLSPEKSMEIQRMLGSDIVMVFDECTPYPCDYSYAKESLVRTHRWERLSKEAFDATDPLWGHSQALFAIVQGSVYEDLRMESAGYLTGLNFDGYAIGGLAVGEPKTIMYELTEKVCLQLPAEKPRYLMGVGKPEDIIHSIARGVDMMDCVLPTRNARNGTLYTRKGKINIKRVEFSRDFSPLDPECPCPACRNHSKAYLHHLYKAGEITGLRLNSLHNITFFLQLVREAREAIQKGTFSAFYENFCRTYPMEEDHSRKNAAARERRRNL; the protein is encoded by the coding sequence ATTCTCTTGAAGTTTGAATTGCTCAAAACAAGTGATGCCTATGCTGCCAGAGCCGGCATTATTCATACGGATCACGGTCCGGTCGAAACGCCGGTATTCATGCCGGTGGGGACCCGGGGAACGGTGAAGGCCCTGACAAATGAAGAATTGATCGATGCCTCCGCCCATATTATCCTCGGGAATACCTATCACCTTTACCTCAAACCCGGTATGGATGTGATTCGTGAAGCCGGCGGGCTCCACCGATTTATGAACTGGCATCGTCCTATCCTTACTGATTCCGGGGGATACCAGATCTTTTCTCTGGCACACATGCGAAAAATTGAAGGTGATGTTACAACATTCAGGTCCCACATCGACGGCAGCCTGCATACCCTGTCCCCGGAAAAATCCATGGAAATTCAGAGAATGCTGGGAAGCGATATTGTGATGGTCTTTGATGAGTGTACTCCCTATCCTTGTGATTATTCTTATGCAAAGGAATCCCTGGTCCGTACACACCGGTGGGAGCGCCTTTCAAAGGAAGCCTTCGATGCCACGGATCCTCTGTGGGGGCACTCACAGGCTCTTTTCGCCATTGTACAGGGATCGGTTTACGAGGATTTGAGGATGGAAAGTGCCGGTTATCTGACCGGACTGAATTTTGACGGTTATGCCATCGGCGGCCTGGCCGTAGGCGAACCGAAAACCATCATGTATGAATTGACGGAAAAAGTCTGTCTTCAACTGCCGGCAGAAAAACCCCGTTATCTCATGGGGGTGGGGAAACCGGAGGATATTATCCATTCCATTGCCCGGGGGGTGGATATGATGGATTGTGTATTGCCAACCCGGAATGCCCGGAACGGAACACTTTATACCCGGAAGGGTAAAATTAATATCAAACGGGTTGAATTCAGCCGGGATTTTTCTCCACTGGATCCCGAATGCCCCTGCCCTGCATGCCGAAACCACAGTAAGGCCTATTTGCATCACTTGTATAAAGCCGGAGAAATTACAGGACTCCGCCTTAACTCTCTTCATAATATTACTTTTTTCCTCCAACTGGTCCGGGAGGCACGGGAGGCAATTCAAAAGGGGACTTTTTCTGCTTTTTATGAAAATTTCTGTCGGACTTATCCCATGGAGGAAGACCACAGCCGGAAAAATGCAGCTGCGCGGGAACGCAGACGGAATCTCTGA
- a CDS encoding SagB/ThcOx family dehydrogenase translates to MKKLKKMYQWLRADGWENPDWSKTPKGKGKPAPPLQKPTADVIQCVNLPPVEMLDIGIMPLRDAIYRRASRRHFEDKALTLEELSFLLWATAGFRGIRKEGEAAFRMVPSGGCRHPLETYLAVKNVDGLTPGLYLYQPLNHDMCYLRPIPNYTRQVKEACLGKEFCAEAPVLFIWTAIPYRTEWRFGPVSPKLIAQDSGHVCQNLYLAAESIRCGTCAIGAYHQHKIDELVGVDGVEEFVIYMAPVGKKND, encoded by the coding sequence ATGAAGAAATTGAAGAAAATGTATCAATGGCTCCGGGCGGATGGTTGGGAAAATCCCGATTGGTCGAAAACCCCGAAAGGGAAAGGCAAGCCTGCTCCGCCTTTGCAGAAACCCACGGCTGATGTGATACAGTGTGTCAATTTACCGCCGGTAGAAATGTTAGATATAGGGATAATGCCTTTACGGGATGCCATATACCGAAGGGCCAGCAGAAGACACTTTGAGGATAAAGCCCTTACCCTGGAAGAATTGTCTTTTCTTCTGTGGGCTACAGCCGGATTCAGGGGGATACGCAAGGAAGGTGAAGCGGCTTTCAGAATGGTCCCTTCCGGAGGTTGCCGGCATCCCCTGGAAACATACCTGGCTGTCAAAAATGTGGATGGTCTGACACCCGGACTCTATCTGTATCAACCCTTAAATCACGATATGTGTTATCTGAGACCCATCCCCAATTATACCAGGCAGGTCAAAGAAGCCTGTCTTGGCAAGGAATTCTGCGCCGAAGCTCCCGTCCTTTTTATCTGGACTGCTATTCCATACCGGACTGAGTGGCGTTTTGGTCCCGTGAGTCCCAAACTCATTGCCCAGGATTCCGGTCATGTGTGTCAGAACCTTTATTTGGCGGCTGAATCCATCAGATGCGGAACATGTGCCATCGGTGCCTATCATCAGCATAAAATCGACGAATTGGTCGGAGTGGATGGCGTGGAGGAATTTGTGATTTATATGGCACCGGTTGGAAAAAAAAATGACTGA
- the sfsA gene encoding DNA/RNA nuclease SfsA, protein MTDSSCCVHMPLLFQTCFIERPNRFLIRCEVDGKPVDAHLPDPGRLKELLLPGVELLVEYTPRADRKTNYTVHLVRTPNGYVSINTRYPNLLVLQSLQNHCLPGFQDYSLVRSEVTVENHRLDFELKTLSGKQVYMEVKSVTLVEEDRTARFPDAVTSRGKSHVELLEKLAGQGIETWVFFVVQRQDARSFTPHWQRDPDFSSSLEKAVNSGVGLAVHTCRISKETICWDVPIPFDLKDYRNA, encoded by the coding sequence ATGACTGATTCCTCATGCTGTGTACACATGCCGCTCCTTTTTCAAACCTGCTTTATCGAACGCCCGAACCGTTTTTTAATCCGTTGTGAAGTGGATGGAAAGCCGGTTGATGCCCATTTGCCCGATCCCGGGCGGTTGAAAGAACTTCTTTTGCCCGGTGTGGAACTTTTGGTAGAATACACACCCCGTGCCGATAGAAAGACAAACTATACCGTTCACCTGGTAAGAACTCCGAATGGTTATGTTTCCATCAATACAAGGTATCCCAATTTGTTGGTATTACAGAGTCTTCAAAATCACTGTCTTCCGGGATTTCAAGATTATTCCCTGGTGCGAAGCGAAGTGACGGTAGAAAACCATCGCCTGGATTTTGAACTCAAAACACTTTCGGGAAAGCAGGTTTATATGGAAGTGAAAAGTGTGACCCTGGTGGAAGAGGATAGGACTGCCCGTTTTCCGGATGCCGTGACATCCCGGGGGAAATCCCATGTTGAATTGCTTGAAAAACTGGCCGGTCAGGGCATTGAAACATGGGTTTTCTTTGTGGTACAACGGCAGGATGCCCGAAGCTTTACACCCCATTGGCAGCGGGATCCTGATTTTTCGTCCTCGTTAGAAAAAGCCGTAAATTCCGGTGTCGGGCTGGCTGTCCACACCTGTCGCATTTCAAAAGAAACCATCTGCTGGGATGTGCCTATTCCATTTGACCTGAAGGATTATCGCAATGCTTAA
- a CDS encoding Ig-like domain-containing protein gives MLKHVFFCLAVWMLAGCAAQAPPGGGPEDKTPPELISVEPARESTQVPADQSITLTFSESLRPASVRTSFILFPLNTTEVRLKIRRNLVRISPVDHWKDSTVYTLVFNRSIQDLRGNNLKEGVFYTFTTGEKIPEGEISGKVPNFGQKDRILIGLATGEWRPDSLFGHLSYLTETDHEGFYRFRAVPPGMYTLSGIVDYDQSKSYSPGFDDLVLPETLHVAVKDSAKLRIDLGVVRGNFVPMKYVSGKNLFPTVTELKFTKVLSSRTIRNAFIINDFPVDTFQILGKDVRLYHRMIVDSLYRFHINLISDTLGVSAGPFSDTLAVKTFTDTLGRVMWQDNCLVLEPPVDLDTLMVTALASGDTSRRVMVSCLPGHFEPGDSWRTKDFNGRLAVTVPLPEAYPTISEWTDTVTVRYTSESNSGRFICRVPEMPEKQVGLILTGKKGRYEKTVTAPGTCIFENVFAGEYSLWYYPDRNKNGRQDHGWLWPYKAPEIARPLIQEIQIRARWDTEMDLQFEAE, from the coding sequence ATGCTTAAACATGTTTTCTTTTGCCTCGCTGTATGGATGCTCGCAGGATGTGCGGCCCAGGCGCCTCCGGGAGGGGGACCCGAAGATAAAACACCACCGGAACTCATATCTGTGGAGCCTGCGCGTGAATCTACACAGGTTCCTGCCGACCAGTCCATTACACTGACATTCTCCGAAAGTCTCAGACCGGCCTCCGTGCGAACCAGTTTCATTCTCTTTCCGTTGAATACCACGGAAGTCCGCTTGAAAATCCGTCGAAACCTGGTCCGGATTTCACCCGTAGATCATTGGAAAGATAGTACGGTATATACTCTGGTTTTTAACCGAAGCATCCAGGATCTGCGGGGTAATAATCTGAAAGAAGGGGTCTTTTACACGTTTACCACCGGTGAAAAAATACCTGAAGGAGAAATTTCCGGAAAAGTGCCGAATTTTGGGCAGAAAGACCGGATTCTCATTGGATTGGCAACAGGAGAATGGCGGCCCGATTCCCTTTTCGGTCACCTCAGTTATCTGACTGAAACGGATCACGAAGGATTTTATCGTTTTCGGGCGGTTCCACCGGGAATGTATACCTTGTCCGGTATTGTGGATTATGATCAAAGCAAATCCTATTCGCCGGGTTTTGATGATTTAGTTCTGCCGGAAACCCTGCATGTTGCTGTTAAAGACTCTGCAAAACTCCGTATTGATTTAGGAGTTGTCCGGGGAAATTTTGTCCCCATGAAATATGTATCCGGCAAAAACCTCTTTCCTACCGTCACCGAGTTGAAATTCACAAAAGTCCTTTCTTCCCGGACGATCAGGAATGCTTTTATTATCAATGATTTTCCGGTGGATACTTTTCAGATCCTTGGAAAGGACGTCCGTCTTTATCATCGAATGATTGTGGATTCCCTGTATCGTTTTCACATCAATCTTATATCCGATACCCTGGGTGTTTCGGCCGGACCTTTTTCGGATACGCTGGCGGTTAAAACCTTTACGGATACTCTGGGACGTGTAATGTGGCAGGACAATTGCCTGGTTCTTGAACCGCCCGTTGATCTGGATACTCTTATGGTAACGGCTCTTGCTTCCGGAGATACATCCCGCCGGGTAATGGTTTCCTGCCTGCCGGGACATTTTGAACCGGGTGACAGTTGGAGAACAAAAGATTTTAACGGCCGGCTCGCTGTAACCGTGCCTCTGCCGGAAGCCTATCCCACGATTTCGGAATGGACTGATACAGTGACCGTACGGTATACGTCAGAGAGTAACTCGGGCCGGTTTATTTGTCGCGTTCCGGAAATGCCTGAAAAACAGGTTGGATTAATCCTTACAGGTAAAAAAGGTCGGTATGAAAAGACCGTTACTGCGCCGGGTACATGTATTTTTGAGAATGTATTTGCAGGTGAGTATAGTTTATGGTATTATCCGGACAGGAATAAAAACGGCCGGCAGGATCACGGATGGCTGTGGCCTTACAAGGCACCGGAAATTGCCAGGCCACTGATACAGGAAATACAAATCCGGGCCCGCTGGGATACGGAAATGGATTTACAATTTGAAGCCGAATGA
- a CDS encoding mannose-1-phosphate guanylyltransferase — MMNEHYFSVIMAGGVGKRFWPRSRKDSPKQLLDIVGDESMINLTIKRLLKISPLERLYIITNYKQAEMIQAQNPNLSWENFIIEPSGKNTAPAIALAAAVLKKKDPEVVMGLFPADHLIQDEEDFIACLKEGVRIAAEKNVLITFGIEPTRPATGYGYIQVEKDPLPDSTLVYKSKTFAEKPNLETAKRFLSSGEFLWNSGMFIWRADVILKEIEKYLPELYEIIDTLSHSMDTEAYDSTLQKLWRTIKPVSIDYGVMEHAKHVKVVRGKFGWSDVGSWDAVYSLEKKDKYGNVLRGDGYLLESSGNYIYSSGAQVFARNVHNLIVIADKGVILLIPRDESETIKGIVDALPVVGKEDLL; from the coding sequence GTGATGAATGAACATTACTTCAGTGTTATTATGGCCGGGGGAGTGGGAAAACGGTTTTGGCCGCGGAGCCGAAAAGACAGTCCAAAGCAATTGCTGGATATCGTTGGTGATGAGTCGATGATTAATCTCACAATAAAACGCCTTTTAAAGATTTCTCCTCTTGAACGGCTCTATATCATAACAAATTATAAGCAGGCCGAGATGATTCAGGCGCAGAATCCGAACCTGTCCTGGGAAAATTTTATCATTGAACCGTCAGGGAAAAATACGGCTCCGGCCATCGCCCTGGCGGCGGCGGTCCTGAAGAAAAAGGACCCGGAGGTGGTGATGGGACTTTTCCCTGCGGATCATTTAATTCAGGATGAGGAAGATTTCATTGCCTGCCTGAAGGAAGGTGTTCGGATTGCTGCGGAAAAGAATGTTCTCATTACCTTTGGAATTGAACCGACGCGTCCGGCCACCGGTTACGGTTACATTCAGGTTGAAAAAGATCCATTGCCGGACAGTACTTTGGTTTATAAATCAAAAACGTTTGCCGAAAAGCCAAATCTCGAAACGGCTAAACGGTTTTTAAGCTCCGGAGAATTCCTTTGGAACAGCGGGATGTTCATTTGGCGGGCGGATGTAATTTTGAAAGAAATTGAAAAATATCTGCCGGAGCTCTATGAAATTATTGATACATTGTCTCACTCCATGGATACTGAAGCATATGATAGTACCCTGCAAAAACTCTGGAGAACCATTAAACCTGTCTCCATTGACTACGGTGTGATGGAGCATGCCAAACATGTGAAAGTGGTCCGTGGAAAATTCGGCTGGAGTGATGTGGGAAGCTGGGATGCAGTCTACAGCCTGGAAAAAAAGGATAAATACGGTAACGTTCTCCGGGGGGATGGTTATTTGTTGGAATCATCCGGAAATTATATCTACTCCTCAGGGGCCCAGGTGTTTGCCCGCAATGTCCATAACCTGATTGTAATTGCCGATAAAGGTGTGATTTTGCTTATTCCAAGGGATGAATCTGAAACCATTAAAGGAATTGTGGATGCCCTTCCTGTTGTTGGAAAGGAAGATCTGCTCTGA